ATCAAAACAACAACCAGAATTGAAAAATACTTTTGCATGGAGGTGGATTTAGTTTTTGGGTGAATTTATGGTTTTTCTGGTATCTATAGAAGAATTTATTATCAATATATCAACCCCAAACCACCGTCAGACTTCGCGGGCCGTGCGCACCTATTACCAGCGACTGCTCTATATCGGCAGTTTTGGAAGGACCGGAAATGAATAAACCAAAACCGGTATCGCCAGAACCGATTCGCTCATAAGCCTCGTGCATATTCCAGACGAGTTGTTCAGCAGATAAAAAGATCACCAGGTGCTGACAGATAAAGGGTGCAGCACGATGGCCCAGCGCTGTTTCCGTTACCCAGATCGCTGCATTTTCTGCCACGCCAAATTCGCCTTCCATGACCATGACATCGAGATTTTCGAGTTCGTGCGGGTCGCTGATGGAGGTTAGTTCTACATTTCCCTTCCAGGATTCCAATAAAGCGCCTGCGGTGTTTCTGGCATCGGGAAAACGGTTATTTAACCAATCGGCAAAGGTTTCCTCCGGGGAGAGGTTCACAGCCTGTCCGCCTACTTTTTTGAGGGTTTCTTCGAACAGATTTTTGAGCGCTCCCGCAGGCCGGTCAAACTGCGGGATTTCCGGTAGGGCGACTTCGGGCGGTTTGTTCTGGCGGATTCTGGAAAGAATGGAGTTTTTCATCACCATCGGATTTTGAACATTTCGTTATTAGATATGAGAAAACAGCGCAGAACACATAGTTACTTCAAAAATCACACAAAAACTGCCGAAAAAATTCTGGGTAAACTGTGATTAATCATTTTCCACGACTCACCTCTGTCGGAGGAAATATATAAACAACCGGAAATAGTCCCAAATGCTAATTCGTCGCCAGAGACTGCCAATGCATGCCGCAGTACAATGTCATAACAATTTCCCTGAGGAAGCCCGGTTCGGAACGTTTGCCAGGTTTTACCGCCGTCATCGGTGCGCTGCACAAATAGCGACCTGTCGATAGCTACACGTATTTTGTCGCTGAGTGCCGGTATTACCCAGGCTACATGAGGATTATTGTGGTCAATGCCAAGCGCAAATCCGTAGTAATTGCTCCCATCAGGAGAAGTTATTTCCTGCCAGTTATCTCCTCCATTCACCGAGCGATAGACACCGCAATGATTTTGCTGCCATAGAATATCGGGCTCAGAAAAGCATGCGAGGAGCAGATGTGGATCATAACCCGCTTCCGGGTAAGGATTAGGCAAATAATCGGCTTTTAACCCATTGTGTTTCATTTCCCAGGTTTGGCCATCGTCTTTGGACGCAAAAACGCCTGCACAGCTCACTGCAATATGGATATGTTTTTCATCGCGTGGGTCAACGACAATCGAGTGAATGCCTGCATGGTTTCTGCCTCCGCCAAACCAATGTTCCGGTCGGGTGGGGTGATTCCAAAGGCTTTGGTTGAGTGTAAAGGTTTCTCCTCCATCATCGCTGGAAAACAACCCGCCCGGCTCTGTTCCGAGATAGAGCCTGTCTGGCTGATTTTTGCCGCCTTTGGCAATGGTCCAGATATACTTCATCGTTGCGGGAAGCCCGGGGCGGATTTCTTCTCCTTTGGGATAAACAGGTGCGGGCATTTCCTCCCAGGTTTTTCCCTCATCGCGCGAACGATGGAGTTTCTGTCCCCAGTGTTTGTGATCGAGTGCTACCCACCAGTAACCGGTACGGTCATCGGCAAGCACCGTAGACACCGAAAATCCCTGGAAAAAGTCGCCGGAGAATAACCATTTTCCCTTTACTCGCCTGTAAACGATTAATCCCTTTCCGGTTGCGAGTAATAATGTATCAGATGTGCTCATATTTTGTAAAGATAGTCCTGCACCTCAATCCAGTATCCGGTACTTTTGCTTGTGATTGCGTACGATTTTGTCAGGCAACCGGAACGAAAACCCCCAATCTCCCTTCCATTGCTCTACTTTGATAAGGATATGGTTATTCCCCTCGACTAATGGCAGCATACATTCGTCTTCATCGGGAATCAGGCTTCTTTTGGCCAGTTTTTGAAACACTCGTTCTCCGTTGCAGAATACTTCGATTCCGTCATTACTTCCGAATGTTGCCCGCACATTTTCTGCTTTGGGGCTTTCGATCCGGCAATAGGCATAAGCGACGGCTTCGGTATTTTGCTCATAAAGTGTTGTAAAATCAACTCTGTCTGAAAGTAGCGATGCGTGTTTATCCCACATGAGGGTTCTGCCATCCGGAGTCTGAAATAATTGTCCGGGAATAGGTTTTGCCATTTTTTCTCCGCCCATATCTATGAGAAAATCGGCCTGTGGAATATGTGGTTTTTCGATGTGAAAGGGTCCGGTCGTCAACCAGAAGGTAAAAAACTGTCCGGCAGTTTCTGACACGGCGAGTCGAACTTCTGTAGGAGGAGGTAAAAAATTTCCGGACAAAACGAGTCTCCCGGCATCTTCCAGAAGTTCTACGGTTTCGTGAAGGTCGGCCAGCCGCTGGTCATAAGGCATCAATGCATGGTCAAGCCAATATGTACGGTTTTCTTCCATCCACAGATTTTGAAATTCACTGCGAAGGCGGGTCCAGGTTGTGGTAAGTTCGTCAATATGGCGGAGTGAAAGTTTGAGGAAATAGACCGTCGAGTCCCGGTTTTGGTACTGGTACATACATGCTTGTCTGTATTCTGCAGCTGCCTGAATCACTTTTTTTCGGCTTTCTACCGCTGCCATGTACAAATCCCAGGTAAATTGCCAGTACCGCAGTTCCTCACCAAAGGTTTTTTTATACATGGGCCGAAGAAAAACCCCCGCTTCTTCCAGTTGTGTTTCGACTTCGCTCCAGCCACTCATATTTAGTTGCACCTCATCACCACGGGCCGGCAGGAGGGTTTGCCACAACATATCATTGTTCATTTCCTGGGTGGGTGCCAGTTCGGCGAGACCATTCATCATGTGGAGGAATTGTGGTTGACGGGTTTCGGGGTCAGCATAACCCGCAAGGGAAAACCTTCGGTCAAATTCCAGCACTTCTTCTCTGTTTGGATTCCAGCTCTGGTCGGCACCGTAAAAAACGCCATACCAGTCGCGGCTAAAAAAATGGCTTCCGCCATCGTCCCAAACTGTATTGAGCA
The DNA window shown above is from Bacteroidia bacterium and carries:
- a CDS encoding LUD domain-containing protein, encoding MKNSILSRIRQNKPPEVALPEIPQFDRPAGALKNLFEETLKKVGGQAVNLSPEETFADWLNNRFPDARNTAGALLESWKGNVELTSISDPHELENLDVMVMEGEFGVAENAAIWVTETALGHRAAPFICQHLVIFLSAEQLVWNMHEAYERIGSGDTGFGLFISGPSKTADIEQSLVIGAHGPRSLTVVWG
- a CDS encoding glycosyl hydrolase, which translates into the protein MSTSDTLLLATGKGLIVYRRVKGKWLFSGDFFQGFSVSTVLADDRTGYWWVALDHKHWGQKLHRSRDEGKTWEEMPAPVYPKGEEIRPGLPATMKYIWTIAKGGKNQPDRLYLGTEPGGLFSSDDGGETFTLNQSLWNHPTRPEHWFGGGRNHAGIHSIVVDPRDEKHIHIAVSCAGVFASKDDGQTWEMKHNGLKADYLPNPYPEAGYDPHLLLACFSEPDILWQQNHCGVYRSVNGGDNWQEITSPDGSNYYGFALGIDHNNPHVAWVIPALSDKIRVAIDRSLFVQRTDDGGKTWQTFRTGLPQGNCYDIVLRHALAVSGDELAFGTISGCLYISSDRGESWKMINHSLPRIFSAVFV